The Niastella koreensis GR20-10 genome includes a window with the following:
- a CDS encoding SDR family oxidoreductase translates to MSFLKDKVVAITGGSDGIGKALVDACIAEGAKVATCARNYDKLYSLQLQHANVMLHTITCDVSNEADCKRFIESTIKTFGGIDILINNAGISMRALFNDADIEVIKKVMDVNFFGSVYCTKYALPSILERKGTVVGVSSIAGYRGLPGRAAYSASKFALQGWLEAIRTELLHSGVHVMWVCPGFTASNIRNAALNEQGNPQGESPLDEASLMSAEECSREILKAIENRKRTLVLTFNGKRTIFLNKLFPSLTDKLVYKFFFKNNELSK, encoded by the coding sequence ATGTCATTTTTAAAAGATAAGGTTGTAGCTATAACGGGTGGAAGTGATGGAATAGGAAAGGCCCTGGTTGATGCCTGTATTGCCGAAGGGGCAAAAGTGGCTACCTGTGCGCGTAATTACGACAAATTATACTCCCTTCAGCTGCAGCACGCCAATGTTATGCTGCATACCATCACCTGCGACGTAAGTAATGAAGCCGATTGCAAGCGTTTTATCGAATCTACCATAAAAACCTTCGGTGGCATAGACATCCTTATCAATAATGCCGGTATCAGTATGCGTGCTTTGTTCAACGATGCCGATATTGAAGTGATTAAAAAAGTAATGGACGTTAACTTTTTTGGTTCAGTATACTGCACTAAATACGCATTACCCTCTATCCTGGAACGTAAAGGAACTGTAGTAGGCGTTTCTTCCATTGCCGGTTACCGGGGTTTACCGGGCCGTGCAGCTTATTCTGCATCTAAATTCGCCTTACAGGGCTGGTTAGAGGCCATCCGTACGGAGTTATTGCATTCCGGTGTGCACGTAATGTGGGTATGTCCGGGCTTTACAGCGTCTAATATCCGAAATGCGGCCCTGAATGAGCAAGGCAACCCGCAGGGCGAGTCTCCGCTCGACGAGGCCAGTTTAATGAGCGCTGAAGAATGCTCGCGCGAGATCCTGAAAGCCATCGAAAACCGGAAGCGTACCCTGGTTCTTACCTTCAACGGGAAAAGAACTATCTTTTTGAACAAACTCTTCCCCTCGCTAACGGATAAGCTGGTATACAAATTCTTTTTTAAAAACAATGAGCTGAGCAAGTAA
- a CDS encoding GIY-YIG nuclease family protein codes for MYILYSEKLNKYYIGACINMERRLYEHNIGHSKFTSLGIPWKLLYTEQFEDLDAAKKRELQLKRMKSRKYIEELISKKK; via the coding sequence ATGTATATTTTGTATTCGGAAAAACTGAACAAATACTATATCGGTGCTTGTATAAACATGGAACGTCGTTTATACGAGCATAACATTGGCCATTCCAAATTCACTAGCTTAGGTATTCCCTGGAAATTACTCTATACAGAACAATTTGAAGATTTGGACGCTGCAAAAAAGCGAGAGCTGCAGCTAAAAAGGATGAAGTCCAGAAAATACATAGAAGAACTAATATCAAAAAAAAAATGA
- a CDS encoding N-acyl homoserine lactonase family protein has product MRNFILIVLICLFASKSTWCQSKQYEVYALKFASSAHLWPIADWVDKGPASDSLRIDFMIWLIKGNGKTILVDAGFLNDIPDAKEFAIVNYVRPDSTLQKLGLKPADITDIVLSHPHWDHIDGLDLFPNAQVWMQQDDFYYYVGAAWQKGGNSGGFNKRDVRKLIDKNLAGKLTLVNGDNQEIIPGIKVFTGSRHTFNSQYVLVETGTNKVILASDNIWVYYSLEHMQPASVGGTYDPAGYVNAMQRMKTLVTNPRYIIPGHDGKIFSNFPVVKEGVVKID; this is encoded by the coding sequence ATGAGAAACTTTATTCTGATTGTTCTTATCTGCTTGTTTGCCTCGAAAAGTACCTGGTGTCAATCGAAACAATACGAAGTCTATGCGTTGAAATTTGCTTCGTCTGCCCACTTGTGGCCGATAGCTGATTGGGTTGACAAAGGGCCTGCAAGCGATAGTTTAAGGATCGACTTCATGATATGGTTGATAAAAGGAAACGGTAAGACCATTTTAGTTGACGCCGGTTTTCTAAACGATATTCCCGATGCAAAAGAATTTGCCATTGTAAACTATGTGCGGCCCGATTCAACCCTGCAGAAATTGGGCTTGAAACCTGCTGATATTACTGACATTGTTTTAAGTCATCCCCACTGGGACCACATTGATGGACTTGATCTGTTTCCCAATGCGCAGGTATGGATGCAGCAGGACGATTTCTATTATTATGTGGGCGCTGCCTGGCAAAAGGGCGGCAATTCCGGCGGATTTAATAAGCGGGATGTAAGAAAACTGATTGACAAAAACCTGGCAGGTAAATTAACGCTTGTGAATGGCGACAACCAGGAAATTATTCCCGGAATAAAAGTATTTACCGGGTCAAGACACACTTTCAATTCGCAGTATGTACTGGTTGAAACGGGTACAAATAAAGTGATCCTTGCTTCTGATAATATCTGGGTATATTATAGCCTGGAACACATGCAACCAGCCTCGGTAGGTGGTACGTATGACCCGGCGGGATATGTAAATGCCATGCAAAGAATGAAAACGTTGGTGACTAATCCCAGGTATATTATTCCCGGTCATGATGGGAAAATATTTTCAAACTTTCCCGTGGTAAAGGAAGGAGTGGTGAAGATAGATTAG
- a CDS encoding SRPBCC family protein, whose amino-acid sequence MSNNSVSLHRMIKTSPEKVYRAFTEALAIASWLPPYGFLCSVQEMNVKTGGTFRMSFTNFTTGNGHSFGGTYVEVKPNEFLKYTDNFDDPNLPGEMVTSVWIRKTIAGTELKVEQTGIPAAIPAEMCYLGWQDSLDKLIKLVEPNIPDGM is encoded by the coding sequence ATGTCAAACAATTCAGTTTCGTTGCACAGAATGATTAAAACATCTCCCGAAAAGGTATATCGCGCATTTACCGAAGCCCTGGCAATTGCATCCTGGTTACCCCCTTATGGATTTCTTTGTTCCGTTCAGGAGATGAATGTAAAAACAGGCGGTACTTTCAGAATGTCGTTTACGAATTTCACAACCGGTAATGGACATTCATTTGGTGGTACTTACGTGGAAGTTAAGCCGAATGAGTTTTTAAAATACACCGATAATTTTGATGATCCCAATCTGCCCGGAGAAATGGTCACATCTGTATGGATCCGTAAAACTATTGCGGGTACAGAATTGAAAGTTGAACAAACAGGCATTCCTGCCGCTATCCCGGCTGAAATGTGTTATTTAGGCTGGCAGGATTCCCTGGATAAGCTGATTAAACTGGTAGAACCTAATATTCCGGACGGGATGTAA
- a CDS encoding YgaP family membrane protein, whose product MKKNMGSADRIIRILVAAVFAYLFFAGIVTGITGIVLVILGSVFVLTSLVGFCPLYTIFGLKSSRMKNNQAPE is encoded by the coding sequence ATGAAAAAGAATATGGGTTCCGCAGACCGGATCATCCGCATACTGGTAGCTGCGGTTTTTGCCTACCTGTTTTTTGCAGGCATAGTAACTGGTATTACCGGCATAGTACTCGTAATATTGGGTAGTGTATTTGTATTGACAAGTTTAGTTGGTTTTTGTCCTTTGTATACCATTTTCGGACTTAAATCGAGCCGGATGAAAAATAACCAGGCGCCTGAATAA
- a CDS encoding DHA2 family efflux MFS transporter permease subunit: MTPLRKNLLIITVLLAAVMELIDATIVNVALSHMSGNLGATIEDTSWVVTSYSIANVIIIPITSFLTAKFGRRNYYITSILIFTICSVMCGSANDIWTLVFFRFVQGLGGGALLSVSQAVIFEQFPREKQATAGAIFGIGVFIGPTIGPTLGGYIVDHYSWPWIFFVNVPVGIMAIISCYKLLTEPPIKPVAKKIDWTGIMLLAIGIGTLQTVLERGETEDWFATAYIAWFTVISIVTLTAFVIWDLKISNPVVDLSVLRSKTLSIAAVLTFITGVGLYSSIFVTPVIAQRLLGYTPLQTGLMMLPGALLAVLALVFSGKIMQRGVSPVFIVAAGYISFIYFNWHMAHMSLDASDTYISTTLIFRSVGMAFLAVPLTTLAVSSLEPKDIPQGAALNNMMRQLGGSFGIAVINTYYTRRTAVHRSDLVSNITIENPQVAERINNGINYFMSKGAGFFEAKAQAIGLLNAQVVKQTSMLSYLDAFFFLGSLFVLTMPLLLFVRTKKRLAASVVIPDH, translated from the coding sequence ATGACACCGTTAAGAAAAAATCTCCTGATAATAACAGTGCTATTGGCTGCTGTAATGGAGTTGATAGATGCTACCATTGTAAATGTTGCCCTCTCACATATGAGTGGTAACCTGGGTGCTACTATTGAAGACACATCGTGGGTGGTTACATCTTATTCAATTGCCAATGTTATTATCATTCCAATTACCAGTTTTTTAACGGCTAAGTTTGGCCGGCGTAACTATTATATTACTTCCATTCTCATTTTTACCATCTGTTCTGTTATGTGCGGTTCAGCAAATGATATCTGGACGCTGGTATTTTTCCGTTTTGTGCAGGGGTTGGGGGGAGGCGCATTGCTTTCCGTATCGCAGGCGGTTATTTTTGAGCAATTTCCCAGGGAAAAGCAGGCAACGGCGGGCGCCATCTTTGGGATAGGTGTTTTTATTGGCCCCACCATTGGGCCTACACTGGGCGGTTATATCGTAGACCATTACTCGTGGCCCTGGATATTTTTTGTAAACGTTCCGGTTGGGATAATGGCCATCATTTCCTGTTATAAACTGCTCACCGAACCGCCTATTAAACCGGTAGCAAAAAAGATTGACTGGACAGGTATTATGTTATTGGCAATAGGCATAGGCACTTTGCAAACGGTGTTGGAGCGCGGCGAAACCGAGGACTGGTTTGCAACCGCTTATATTGCGTGGTTCACCGTAATTTCAATAGTTACGCTGACGGCCTTTGTTATCTGGGATCTGAAAATTTCAAATCCTGTTGTTGATTTAAGTGTGTTGCGAAGTAAGACATTAAGTATAGCTGCTGTGCTGACCTTTATTACGGGCGTTGGCTTATACAGTTCTATTTTTGTAACGCCGGTTATAGCACAACGATTGCTTGGTTACACCCCTTTACAAACCGGGTTGATGATGCTGCCGGGCGCTCTGTTAGCGGTGTTGGCGTTGGTATTTTCCGGTAAGATCATGCAGCGTGGGGTGTCACCGGTATTTATTGTAGCAGCCGGTTATATTTCTTTTATCTACTTTAACTGGCACATGGCGCATATGAGCCTCGATGCATCTGATACGTACATTAGTACCACCCTCATCTTCCGGTCGGTTGGAATGGCTTTCCTGGCGGTACCGCTTACCACGCTGGCTGTTTCCTCGCTTGAGCCAAAAGATATTCCGCAAGGCGCTGCACTTAATAACATGATGCGGCAGTTGGGCGGCTCTTTTGGGATTGCTGTTATAAACACCTATTATACCCGGCGTACAGCTGTTCACAGAAGTGACCTGGTTTCCAACATCACCATTGAAAACCCACAGGTAGCGGAGCGCATTAATAACGGGATAAATTATTTTATGTCCAAAGGGGCCGGTTTCTTTGAAGCAAAGGCGCAGGCAATTGGTTTGCTGAATGCACAGGTGGTTAAACAAACATCTATGCTCAGTTACCTGGATGCGTTCTTCTTTTTGGGAAGTCTTTTCGTTCTCACCATGCCTTTGTTATTGTTTGTTCGCACAAAGAAGCGGCTGGCGGCCAGTGTGGTGATCCCGGATCATTGA
- a CDS encoding GlxA family transcriptional regulator, whose product MVESNAADNSSQKRKQVVIVTISSNMLVVLAGPTDVFCIANRILQDRGAGGYDVVVAAATADKKIDTGTGMSIVCQQTVMDITTPIDTLIIGGYDSRDSTQPELKDFYDWLSTRNEVNTRRIASVCSGAFVLAKAGILNGRKATTHWYHAEKLNKLYPEVQVNSDPMYTQDGYVYTSGGASSGIDLALAMVEQDYGKGIAGTVAKRMVFYLNRPGFQAQYGNLLPAYEPQHIAQKTQTWLTEHLHEKLDVNQVAEYMNMSTRNFTRVFTKQTGMPPARFIEKLRIETARKYLEDTDLSIERVAELCGLGGLVSMRRTFLRHLMTTPSDYRRSFRTSLKPSAPLV is encoded by the coding sequence ATGGTAGAGTCTAATGCTGCAGACAACAGTTCTCAAAAAAGGAAACAGGTGGTGATTGTTACCATCAGCAGTAATATGCTGGTGGTATTGGCCGGACCTACCGACGTTTTCTGTATCGCGAACAGGATCCTGCAGGACCGTGGCGCCGGTGGGTATGATGTGGTGGTGGCCGCCGCAACCGCCGATAAAAAAATTGATACCGGCACCGGCATGAGCATTGTTTGCCAGCAAACGGTGATGGACATTACAACGCCTATCGACACCCTTATTATCGGCGGGTACGACTCCCGCGATTCCACTCAACCTGAATTGAAAGATTTTTACGATTGGTTATCCACCCGCAATGAAGTTAATACGCGCCGGATCGCATCCGTATGCAGTGGCGCCTTTGTATTGGCAAAGGCAGGCATCTTAAACGGGCGAAAAGCCACTACCCATTGGTACCACGCCGAAAAATTGAATAAGCTGTATCCCGAAGTGCAGGTAAACAGTGATCCTATGTATACCCAGGATGGTTATGTATATACTTCAGGCGGGGCCTCATCGGGTATTGACCTGGCGCTGGCTATGGTGGAGCAGGATTATGGGAAGGGTATAGCCGGCACCGTAGCCAAACGAATGGTTTTTTATTTGAACAGACCCGGGTTCCAGGCACAGTATGGTAATTTGTTACCCGCCTATGAACCGCAGCACATCGCTCAAAAAACACAAACCTGGCTCACCGAACATTTACACGAAAAGCTGGATGTTAACCAGGTAGCAGAGTATATGAATATGAGCACAAGAAACTTTACCCGCGTTTTTACCAAACAAACCGGCATGCCGCCTGCCAGGTTTATAGAAAAGCTCAGAATTGAAACGGCCCGCAAATACCTGGAGGATACGGATCTGTCGATTGAAAGGGTGGCAGAACTATGCGGTTTGGGTGGACTGGTCTCCATGCGACGAACATTTTTAAGACATCTTATGACCACGCCTTCCGATTACCGGCGCTCATTCAGGACCTCCCTGAAACCCAGCGCCCCACTGGTTTAA